The segment GGGCAGGTGGCGCGGGACCGGGCCGCCGAGGCGCGCGCGGAGCTGGACGCGCGGGGGCTCACCGTATGAGGCCCGCGAGCGAGGGCCCTGGCAACGGCGGGGCGAGGCACGTCGTCATCTTCGGGGGCGCCGGCTTCATCGGCTCCAACGTGGCGGACCACTACCTGAGCGAGGGGCGCCCGGTGCGCGTCTTCGACAACGTGTCGCGCCCGGGCGTGGAGCGCAACCTGCGCTGGCTGCGGGAGCGGCATGGCGCGCTCCTGAGCATTGAAGTGGGGGACACCCGCGACCTGCGCGCGGTGCGCCGGGCCGTGCGTGACGCCCGCGAGGTGTTCCACTTCGCGGCCCAGGTGGCGGTCACCCACAGCCTGGAGTCGCCCCTGCACGACTTCGAGGTCAACGCGCGCGGCACCCTCCATGTCCTGGAGGCCCTGCGGGAGCTGGAGACGCCCGCGCCGCTCGTCTTCACCTCCACCAACAAGGTCTACGGCGGATTGAAGGGCCTGGCGCTGTCGCCCCGGGCACAGCGCTACGCGCCGGGCGACGACGCCACGCGCGCCCACGGCATCAGCGAGCAGTGCCCGCTCGACTTCGAGAGCCCCTATGGCTGCTCCAAGGGGGCCGCGGACCAGTACGTGCTCGACTATGCGCGCTCCTACGGCCTGCCGGCGGTGGTGTTCCGGATGAGCTGCATCTACGGGCCCCGGCAGTACGGCACGGAGGACCAGGGCTGGGTGGCGCACTTCCTGCTGCGCGCGCTGGACGGAGCGCCCCTCACCCTCTACGGCGACGGCATGCAGGTGCGCGACATCCTCTTCGTGGAGGACCTGGTGCGCGCCTTCCGGCTGGCCCAGCAGGCCATGCCCCGCATCCAGGGACGGGCCTTCAACATCGGCGGTGGGCCGGGACAGACGGTGAGCCTGCTGGAGCTGCTGGAGCTCATCGAGCGGCGCACCGGCCACCGCCCCCGCGTCACCTTCGAGGACTGGCGCACGGGGGACCAGCGCTACTACGTCTCCGACACGCGCGCCTTCATGCGGGAGACCGGGTGGATGCCGCGCGTGGGGGTGCGGGAGGGCGTGTCGAGGCTCTCAGCCTGGCTGGAGGAGCTGAGGGGCGAGCGGACGCGGGCGTCCATGGCGCGGGGGGAGTCGCTTGAAGCCGTCGCCAGCCAGCCGTGAGCCGGGCGTGACGCTGGCGCCCTCCGGTGCCGGGCGGGGCCTCCGGGTGCTGATGACCGCGGACACGGTGGGCGGCGTCTGGTCCTACGCGCTGGAGCTGTGCCGCGCGCTCTGCCTCCGGGGCGCGAGCGTGGACCTGGCCACCCTGGGGGCGCCGCTGTCCGCGCCCCAGTGGGAGGAGGCCCGCGCGCTGGCGGGGCTCACCGTGCATGAGGGCACCTGGCGGCTGGAGTGGATGGATTCGCCGTGGAACGACGTGCGCGCCTCCGGTGAGTGGCTGCTGGAGCTGGAGGCCCGGCTGGCGCCGGACGTCGTGCACCTCAATGGCTATTGCCACGGGGTGTTGCCATTCCGGGCGCCCGTGCTGGTGGTGGCGCACTCGTGCGTCCTGTCCTGGTGGGAGGCCGTGAAGAAGGAGGCCGCGCCCTCCCGGTATGCGCGCTACCGCGAAGCGGTGGCCCGCGGGCTCCATGCAGCGTCCCGGGTGGTGGCGCCCACGCGGGCCATGCTCGACGCCATCGAGCGGCACTACGGCGCGCTGCCCGGGGCGCGGGTGGTGTCTAACGCCCGGAGCGCGGCGTCGTTCCCTCCCGCCCCCAAGGAGCGCTTCGTGCTCGCGGCGGGGCGGCTGTGGGACGAGGCGAAGAACCTGTCCGCGCTGGAGGCCGCCGCGCCCGGGTTGCCCTTCCTCATCCTCGTCGCGGGCGCCACGACGCCGCCCGGTGGCGGCACGCAGGCGGTGGCCCGGAGCACGCGGCCCCTGGGGCCACTTCCTTCGCCGGAGCTCGCGGGCTGGATGTCGCGCGCGGCCGTGTACGCACTGCCCGCGCGCTATGAGCCCTTCGGCCTGTCCGCGCTGGAGGCCGCGCTCGCCGGCTGCGCGCTGGTGCTGGGGGACATCCCCAGCCTGCGCGAGGTGTGGGGGAGCGCCGCGCGCTTCGTGGATCCGGAAGACCCCCGGGCGCTGGCGCGGGAGCTGCGCACGCTGATGGAACATCCGGAGGAGCGCGAGGCCCTGGCGGCCCGGGGCCGTCAGCGCGCACGCGCCTTCACGCCCCAGCGGATGGGGGCGGCCTACCTGGACCTCTACGCCCGCCTCACCCGCGCTGAACGCCACGTGTCCTGAGCACCCGAACCCGAGGAGCCGTCCATCATGCGTGTCATCCTCTTCTGCCACTCCCTGCTGTCGGACTGGAACCACGGCAACGCCCACTTCCTGCGCGGGGTGGTGACGGAGCTGGCGGTGCGGGGACACGACGTGCGCGTGTTCGAGCCCCAGGACGCGTGGAGCCTCCAGAACCTCCGCGAGGAACCCCACGGCGAGGCAGCGCTGCAGGAGGTGCGGGGGCTCTATCCGTATGTGCGGCCGGAGCGCTACGCACGCGAGACGCTGGACCTGGAGGCCGTGCTCGACGGGGCGGACCTGGTGCTCATGCACGAGTGGAATCCCCCGGAGCTCATCCGGCGCGTGGGCGAGCTGCGCCGGGACGGGGGCGCCTTCCGGCTGCTCTTCCACGACACGCACCACCGGGGCGTGAGCGCCCCCGAGCAGATGGCCCGCTACGCGCTCACCCACTACGACGGGGTGCTCGCCTTCGGTGAGGTCCTGCGGCGGCTCTACCTGGAAGCGGGCTGGGCCCGCCGCGCGTGGACGTGGCACGAGGCCGCCGACGTGCGCGTGTTCCGCCCCCGTCCCCGGAACCGGGAGGTGCGGGACCTGGTGTGGATTGGCAACTGGGGGGACGACGAGCGCACCCAGGAGCTGCACGAGTTCCTGCTGGAGCCGGTGCGCACGCTGGGGCTGACGGCGCGCGTGCACGGCGTGCGCTACCCGGCCCCGGCCCTGCGGGCGCTCTGGGACGCCGGCATCGAGTACGCGGGCTGGCTGCCCAACCACCGCGTGCCCCTGGCCTTCGCGCAGGCGCGCGTCACCGTGCACGTGCCGCGCAGGCCCTACGCCACGCGGCTGCCGGGCATCCCCACCATCCGTCCCTTCGAGGCGCTGGCGTGCGGCATCCCGCTGGTGAGCGCGCCCTGGGCGGACGCGGAGGGGCTCTTCACTCCGGGCCGCGACTTCCTCGTCGCCCCGGATGGCGCGAGCATGCGGCGCCACCTGACCGCGCTCCTGGCGGACGCGTCCATGCGGCGCGCCTTCGCGGAGGCAGGCCTGCGCACGGTGCTGGAGCGCCACACCTGCGCGCACCGGGTGGAGGAGCTGCTGGGCATCTGCCGGGAACTGGGCCTGCCCGACTCCGTGCTCCACCCGCGGTCCTCCGACGAAAGGGTCTTCGCATGAGCCGCGGCCTGCGCATCGCCTTCTTTGGTTCAAGCCTGGTGTCGGCCTACTGGAACGGGGCGGCCACCTACTACCGCGGCCTCATCCGCGCCCTGCACGCCAGAGGACACCGCGTCACCTTCTACGAGCCGGACGCCTACGGACGGCAGGAGCACCGCGACCTGGACGATCCGGACTGGGCCCGCGTCGTCGTCTACTCCGCCCATGGCACCGACGGGTTGGAGGCGTGCCTGGAGGACGCCTGGGGTTCGGACGTGGTGGTGAAGGCCAGCGGCGTGGGCACGTTCGA is part of the Corallococcus soli genome and harbors:
- a CDS encoding NAD-dependent epimerase/dehydratase family protein — translated: MRPASEGPGNGGARHVVIFGGAGFIGSNVADHYLSEGRPVRVFDNVSRPGVERNLRWLRERHGALLSIEVGDTRDLRAVRRAVRDAREVFHFAAQVAVTHSLESPLHDFEVNARGTLHVLEALRELETPAPLVFTSTNKVYGGLKGLALSPRAQRYAPGDDATRAHGISEQCPLDFESPYGCSKGAADQYVLDYARSYGLPAVVFRMSCIYGPRQYGTEDQGWVAHFLLRALDGAPLTLYGDGMQVRDILFVEDLVRAFRLAQQAMPRIQGRAFNIGGGPGQTVSLLELLELIERRTGHRPRVTFEDWRTGDQRYYVSDTRAFMRETGWMPRVGVREGVSRLSAWLEELRGERTRASMARGESLEAVASQP
- a CDS encoding glycosyltransferase family 4 protein; the protein is MKPSPASREPGVTLAPSGAGRGLRVLMTADTVGGVWSYALELCRALCLRGASVDLATLGAPLSAPQWEEARALAGLTVHEGTWRLEWMDSPWNDVRASGEWLLELEARLAPDVVHLNGYCHGVLPFRAPVLVVAHSCVLSWWEAVKKEAAPSRYARYREAVARGLHAASRVVAPTRAMLDAIERHYGALPGARVVSNARSAASFPPAPKERFVLAAGRLWDEAKNLSALEAAAPGLPFLILVAGATTPPGGGTQAVARSTRPLGPLPSPELAGWMSRAAVYALPARYEPFGLSALEAALAGCALVLGDIPSLREVWGSAARFVDPEDPRALARELRTLMEHPEEREALAARGRQRARAFTPQRMGAAYLDLYARLTRAERHVS
- a CDS encoding CgeB family protein, whose product is MRVILFCHSLLSDWNHGNAHFLRGVVTELAVRGHDVRVFEPQDAWSLQNLREEPHGEAALQEVRGLYPYVRPERYARETLDLEAVLDGADLVLMHEWNPPELIRRVGELRRDGGAFRLLFHDTHHRGVSAPEQMARYALTHYDGVLAFGEVLRRLYLEAGWARRAWTWHEAADVRVFRPRPRNREVRDLVWIGNWGDDERTQELHEFLLEPVRTLGLTARVHGVRYPAPALRALWDAGIEYAGWLPNHRVPLAFAQARVTVHVPRRPYATRLPGIPTIRPFEALACGIPLVSAPWADAEGLFTPGRDFLVAPDGASMRRHLTALLADASMRRAFAEAGLRTVLERHTCAHRVEELLGICRELGLPDSVLHPRSSDERVFA